In Trichoderma atroviride chromosome 2, complete sequence, one DNA window encodes the following:
- a CDS encoding uncharacterized protein (EggNog:ENOG41) yields the protein MTELDLATRAPESDAQEDSSVDSPTQSSPIMGDHEHCVTDRPARMCESHLQSEAVFTSDTAQPLAKDQPVKSSS from the coding sequence ATGACGGAGCTTGACCTTGCGACAAGGGCGCCAGAGAGCGATGCGCAAGAGGACTCCTCGGTCGATTCGCCGACGCAGTCAAGCCCGATTATGGGCGACCACGAGCACTGTGTAACTGACAGGCCTGCTCGTATGTGTGAATCTCATTTGCAATCTGAAGCCGTCTTTACCTCTGACACAGCACAGCCGCTGGCCAAGGACCAACCGGTGAAATCATCAAGCTGA